Proteins from a genomic interval of Mustela lutreola isolate mMusLut2 chromosome 4, mMusLut2.pri, whole genome shotgun sequence:
- the TAS2R60 gene encoding LOW QUALITY PROTEIN: taste receptor type 2 member 60 (The sequence of the model RefSeq protein was modified relative to this genomic sequence to represent the inferred CDS: inserted 3 bases in 2 codons; deleted 3 bases in 2 codons; substituted 6 bases at 6 genomic stop codons): protein MGKSIYIFQNPLAFPYNSVLQYLAFLNTATLCFFIXLSAFCCVKTTTFILPIFLXLKQKVSGLVPXMLLSSVGLHIEHHPIFIDNQSLYHYFLRRGLQSXNATRSTIRSYEKSLFSLNLVTXTIFTLVFLIGMVLXSLERHNEGPALHCGFRDPSAQAHIRVLLVLISFSMLFTSYFLSLVLSAAGVFPXLEFRHWIWQTVIYLCTAVHPXLLLSSPRLRGVLEGGCYAWCWAFNGVAINGKTSETLLQRGWYNATWLL from the exons ATGGGGAAGAGCATTTATATTTTCCAGAATCCATTGGCCTTCCCATACAACTCTGTATTGCAGTACCTGGCCTTCCTGAACACCGCCACCTTATGCTTCTTCATCTAGCTCAGTGCTTTCTGTTGCGTGAAGACCACAACCTTCATCCTCCCCATCTTCCTGTAGCTAAAACAGAAGGTGTCTGGATTGGTTCCGTAGATGCTGCTCAGTTCTGTG GGTCTCCATATTGAGCACCATCCTATTTTCATAGACAACCAAAGCTTATATCACTACTTTTTAAGGAGAGGGTTGCAATCTTAGAATGCCACTAGGAGTACTATAAGATCATATGAGAAATCCCTGTTCTCTTTAAACCTTGTTACCTGAACAATCTTTACTCTTGTCTTTCTCATTGGCATGGTTTT CTCTCTGGAAAGACATAATGAAGGCCCTGCTCTCCATTGCGGCTTTCGTGACCCCAGTGCCCAGGCGCACATCAGGGTTCTTCTGGTTCTTATCTCCTTCTCT ATGCTCTTCACCTCCTATTTTCTGTCACTGGTGCTCAGTGCTGCAGGTGTTTTTC TCTTGGAATTTAGGCATTGGATATGGCAAACAGTGATTTATCTGTGCACAGCTGTCCACCCATGACTGCTCTTGAGCAGCCCTAGGCTGAGAGGTGTGCTGGAGGGGGGATGCTATGCATGGTGCTGGGCATTTAATGGAGTGGCAATTAATGGAAAAACCTCAGAGACTCTACTGCAGAGGGGATGGTACAATGCGACGTggcttctttaa